Proteins from a genomic interval of Maniola jurtina chromosome 8, ilManJurt1.1, whole genome shotgun sequence:
- the LOC123867431 gene encoding cytosolic carboxypeptidase-like protein 5 isoform X3: MDRSNIIECGGFYFIHNFDSGNLGHVERVPTEFIAPTINPKTNVAETPDYEFNLWTRPDCAGTEFENGNRTWFYFGVQASEPNVQVRLNLINLNKQGKMYNQGMAPVTRTLPGKPQWERIRDRPVHSTDDNTFTLTFRYKTAENPKATTFFAFTYPFSFAELQIALNSIDLKMLPLTTPQSADDIYYCRECLIYSLEGRRVDLLTISSHHGITTEREDRLKNLFPDSQERPFKFNNKKIIFISARVHPGETPSSFVFNGFLNLLLTRNDPIAIQLRKLYVFKMIPFLNPDGVARGHYRTDTRGVNLNRVYLNPSLAHHPTVYASRALIRYYHFGQEKEEDTSICEESKSFTSRSIQNISESAELISTKKKKSLGSPSHKSDSKQKDKTKAGNKSSIVLKQVSADSCRDVQSLSGDAANLAEQVYDMKLQEMPSQTSEISSNVEETASLLNDNVLRSCLGSTVHLSTSEELNIQGSNPLKPLRDTLKNSISLLMESSSSALDEGSGPEPKSPASKVKMGWCRDCRAAVARLEDTMPGITSLVPGYSAAMICSEPPTYHSIEEYRDHQRQQIDVQDTKLSDMEYDENGDNVYFCTNCFKRYIISENNEEIKLCNAAEATSRASVSVSAGDGNDVRAPPASRAPAPNLGDSLMPQPSPPKDEKAKPGKEKLPKKKPPPPTPVALQPRAPHKDIESGLYLYIDLHGHASKKGIFMYGNHFEDLESCVECMLLPRIMSLNNLHFHFSSCNFTERNMYLKDRRDGMSREGSGRVAVLKATGLVRSYTLECNYNTGRLVNVLPPTAREGPTVQASAAPMPPKYTPHIFEEVNPFQVGRSLGASILDLTGQHPNSRVPCSEHRNLAAVRDWLRAHTRTMRPQLTMSRLRPKTASPPRAPLFARSKAKVTDERKENAYVATKTDSERKRSPPVLAQRSGHELVNVNMKFAKKNEPVKSTSRTRYLAENEPKPKTLSTKRRNILSIRKPNASKTQTTGIVKAKANRRAADDSENPRTSLVTAKLSKRSFSRSIRVASRVSSNRCRAMASSSSDDVIGGGWEDVSGGTALGESSLAAKRRPFSNTSPSHLKKIRLKSGL, translated from the exons ATGGATCGCAGCAATATAATCGAGTGCGGTggcttttattttatacataacttTGATTCGGGGAATCTGGGTCATGTCGAACGTGTGCCCACGGAGTTTATTG CTCCAACTATAAACCCCAAAACGAATGTGGCAGAGACTCCAGACTATGAGTTTAATTTATGGACACGGCCGGACTGTGCTGGCACAGAGTTTGAAAATGGAAACCGCACTTGGTTCTACTTCGGTGTACAAGCTAGTGAGCCTAATGTACAG GTGCGGTTGAATTTGATAAACCTAAATAAGCAGGGCAAAATGTACAACCAGGGCATGGCGCCCGTCACTCGCACCTTACCCGGCAAGCCACAGTGGGAGAGGATAAGGGATCGTCCAGTACATTCG ACGGATGACAACACTTTCACGCTCACGTTTAGATACAAAACTGCAGAGAATCCCAAAGCTACAACATTCTTTGCATTCACATACCCCTTTTCATTTGCGGAGCTTCAAATCGCTCTGAACTCTATCGACTTGAAGATGTTGCCACTGACAACGCCACAGTCCGCCGACGACATTTACTATTGCAGAGAGTGTTTAATATATTCTTTAGAAG GTAGACGAGTGGACCTGCTGACGATATCGTCACATCACGGCATCACTACAGAGAGGGAGGACAGATTGAAGAATCTATTTCCCGACAGTCAAGAGAGACCGTTtaagttcaataataaaaag ATAATCTTCATATCAGCGCGGGTCCATCCCGGAGAAACTCCCTCAAGCTTCGTATTCAACGGCTTCCTCAACTTGTTACTAACTAGGAACGATCCTATCGCGATCCAGTTGCGGAAGCTGTACGTCTTCAAAATGATTCCCTTTCTGAACCCTGATGGGGTTGCGAGGGGTCACTATCGGACGGACACGAGGGGCGTGAACTTGAACAGGGTGTATCTAAACCCTTCTCTGGCCCACCATCCTACTGTGTACGCGTCGAGGGCTCTTATTAG ATACTATCACTTTGGTCAAGAAAAAGAGGAAGATACGAGTATATGCGAGGAAAGCAAAAGTTTTACGTCGCGAAGTATTCAGAACATCAGCGAAAGTGCCGAG TTGATTTCGACGAAAAAGAAGAAAAGCCTCGGTTCGCCGTCGCATAAGAGCGATTCGAAGCAGAAAGACAAGACCAAAGCCGGGAACAAATCGTCCATCGTTCTGAAGCAAGTGTCCGCTGACAGTTGCCGCGACGTGCAGTCGCTAAGCGGGGATGCAGCTAATCTGGCTGAACAG GTTTATGACATGAAGTTGCAAGAAATGCCGTCCCAAACAAGCGAAATATCCTCAAACGTGGAAGAAACCGCATCCCTTCTGAACGATAATGTGCTACGGTCGTGCTTAGGGTCCACCGTCCATCTCAGCACAAGTGAGGAGTTGAACATACAAGGAAGTAACCCGCTGAAACCATTGCGGGACACTTTGAAGAACAGCATCAGTTTACTGATGGAGTCCAGTTCTTCAGCTCTTGA CGAGGGCTCAGGGCCGGAGCCTAAAAGCCCCGCTAGTAAAGTAAAGATGGGGTGGTGCCGCGATTGTCGTGCGGCGGTCGCGCGACTTGAAGACACCATGCCCGGCATCACGAGCCTCGTGCCCGGCTACAGTGCTGCTATG ATATGCTCCGAACCCCCCACTTATCACTCCATAGAAGAGTACAGAGACCATCAGAGGCAACAGATTGACGTACAGGATACTAAA CTGAGTGATATGGAATACGATGAAAATGGTGATAATGTTTATTTCTGTACAAATTGCTTCAAGAGATACATCATATCAGAAAATAATGAGGAAATC AAGCTGTGCAACGCGGCGGAGGCGACATCGCGCGCCAGTGTGAGCGTGTCGGCCGGCGACGGCAACGACGTGCGCGCACCGCCAGCCTCGCGCGCGCCCGCGCCCAACCTTGGAGATTCGCTCATGCCG CAACCATCCCCACCGAAAGACGAGAAGGCAAAGCCAGGCAAAGAAAAGCTGCCAAAGAAAAAACCGCCGCCGCCCACGCCCGTCGCTCTACAGCCACGCGCCCCGCACAAGGACATCGAATCTGGACTGTACTTATACATCGATCTACACGGACATGCATCTAAGAAAG GTATATTCATGTACGGCAACCActttgaagacctggagagctGCGTGGAGTGCATGCTGCTGCCGCGCATCATGTCGCTCAACAACCTGCACTTCCACTTCTCCTCCTGCAACTTCACCGAGCGGAACATGTACCTCAA GGACAGACGCGACGGCATGTCCCGAGAAGGCTCCGGCCGGGTTGCCGTGCTAAAGGCCACGGGCCTAGTGCGATCATACACCTTAGAGTGCAACTACAACACCGGGCGGCTGGTTAATGTGTTGCCACCCACTGCGCGGGAGGGGCCCACGGTCCAAGCATCCGCCGCGCCCATGCCGCCCAAATACACCCCGCACATCTTTGAAGAGGTAAATCCATTCCAG GTGGGACGATCGCTGGGCGCGTCGATCCTGGACCTGACGGGGCAGCACCCCAACTCGCGCGTGCCGTGCTCCGAGCACCGCAACCTGGCCGCCGTGCGCGACTGGCTGCGCGCGCATACGCGCACCATGCGCCCGCAG TTGACGATGTCTCGGCTCCGACCCAAGACGGCGTCGCCGCCGAGGGCGCCGCTGTTTGCTCGATCTAAAGCCAAGGTGACCGACGAGCGCAAGGAGAACGCGTACGTCGCGACCAAGACCGACTCGGAGAGAAAACGAAGCCCCCCGGTACTGGCGCAGCGCTCCGGCCACGAACTCGTCAACGTGAACATGAAATTCGCTAAAAAGAACGAACCAGTCAAAAGCACGTCCCGCACTCGATACCTGGCCGAGAACGAGCCCAAACCGAAAACTCTGTCCACTAAACGAAGGAATATTCTCTCGATTCGGAAGCCGAACGCTTCAAAAACGCAAACTACCGGGATCGTTAAAGCGAAAGCGAATAGAAGGGCCGCGGACGACTCGGAGAATCCTCGGACCTCTTTAGTGACAGCGAAGTTGAGTAAGAGGAGTTTCTCGCGCTCCATACGCGTCGCTTCTCGGGTCAGTAGCAACCGATGCCGAGCGATGGCGTCTTCCTCCTCGGATGATGTGATAGGCGGAGGTTGGGAGGACGTTTCGGGCGGTACGGCGCTGGGCGAGTCCTCGCTGGCCGCTAAGCGTCGCCCATTCTCGAACACTTCGCCCTCTCACCTCAAGAAGATCAGACTTAAATCGGGCTTGTAG
- the LOC123867431 gene encoding cytosolic carboxypeptidase-like protein 5 isoform X1, producing the protein MDRSNIIECGGFYFIHNFDSGNLGHVERVPTEFIAPTINPKTNVAETPDYEFNLWTRPDCAGTEFENGNRTWFYFGVQASEPNVQVRLNLINLNKQGKMYNQGMAPVTRTLPGKPQWERIRDRPVHSTDDNTFTLTFRYKTAENPKATTFFAFTYPFSFAELQIALNSIDLKMLPLTTPQSADDIYYCRECLIYSLEGRRVDLLTISSHHGITTEREDRLKNLFPDSQERPFKFNNKKIIFISARVHPGETPSSFVFNGFLNLLLTRNDPIAIQLRKLYVFKMIPFLNPDGVARGHYRTDTRGVNLNRVYLNPSLAHHPTVYASRALIRYYHFGQEKEEDTSICEESKSFTSRSIQNISESAELISTKKKKSLGSPSHKSDSKQKDKTKAGNKSSIVLKQVSADSCRDVQSLSGDAANLAEQVYDMKLQEMPSQTSEISSNVEETASLLNDNVLRSCLGSTVHLSTSEELNIQGSNPLKPLRDTLKNSISLLMESSSSALDEGSGPEPKSPASKVKMGWCRDCRAAVARLEDTMPGITSLVPGYSAAMICSEPPTYHSIEEYRDHQRQQIDVQDTKLSDMEYDENGDNVYFCTNCFKRYIISENNEEIKLCNAAEATSRASVSVSAGDGNDVRAPPASRAPAPNLGDSLMPQPSPPKDEKAKPGKEKLPKKKPPPPTPVALQPRAPHKDIESGLYLYIDLHGHASKKGIFMYGNHFEDLESCVECMLLPRIMSLNNLHFHFSSCNFTERNMYLKDRRDGMSREGSGRVAVLKATGLVRSYTLECNYNTGRLVNVLPPTAREGPTVQASAAPMPPKYTPHIFEEVNPFQFQVRHCRAKNGEGFEEIDPVKVGRSLGASILDLTGQHPNSRVPCSEHRNLAAVRDWLRAHTRTMRPQLTMSRLRPKTASPPRAPLFARSKAKVTDERKENAYVATKTDSERKRSPPVLAQRSGHELVNVNMKFAKKNEPVKSTSRTRYLAENEPKPKTLSTKRRNILSIRKPNASKTQTTGIVKAKANRRAADDSENPRTSLVTAKLSKRSFSRSIRVASRVSSNRCRAMASSSSDDVIGGGWEDVSGGTALGESSLAAKRRPFSNTSPSHLKKIRLKSGL; encoded by the exons ATGGATCGCAGCAATATAATCGAGTGCGGTggcttttattttatacataacttTGATTCGGGGAATCTGGGTCATGTCGAACGTGTGCCCACGGAGTTTATTG CTCCAACTATAAACCCCAAAACGAATGTGGCAGAGACTCCAGACTATGAGTTTAATTTATGGACACGGCCGGACTGTGCTGGCACAGAGTTTGAAAATGGAAACCGCACTTGGTTCTACTTCGGTGTACAAGCTAGTGAGCCTAATGTACAG GTGCGGTTGAATTTGATAAACCTAAATAAGCAGGGCAAAATGTACAACCAGGGCATGGCGCCCGTCACTCGCACCTTACCCGGCAAGCCACAGTGGGAGAGGATAAGGGATCGTCCAGTACATTCG ACGGATGACAACACTTTCACGCTCACGTTTAGATACAAAACTGCAGAGAATCCCAAAGCTACAACATTCTTTGCATTCACATACCCCTTTTCATTTGCGGAGCTTCAAATCGCTCTGAACTCTATCGACTTGAAGATGTTGCCACTGACAACGCCACAGTCCGCCGACGACATTTACTATTGCAGAGAGTGTTTAATATATTCTTTAGAAG GTAGACGAGTGGACCTGCTGACGATATCGTCACATCACGGCATCACTACAGAGAGGGAGGACAGATTGAAGAATCTATTTCCCGACAGTCAAGAGAGACCGTTtaagttcaataataaaaag ATAATCTTCATATCAGCGCGGGTCCATCCCGGAGAAACTCCCTCAAGCTTCGTATTCAACGGCTTCCTCAACTTGTTACTAACTAGGAACGATCCTATCGCGATCCAGTTGCGGAAGCTGTACGTCTTCAAAATGATTCCCTTTCTGAACCCTGATGGGGTTGCGAGGGGTCACTATCGGACGGACACGAGGGGCGTGAACTTGAACAGGGTGTATCTAAACCCTTCTCTGGCCCACCATCCTACTGTGTACGCGTCGAGGGCTCTTATTAG ATACTATCACTTTGGTCAAGAAAAAGAGGAAGATACGAGTATATGCGAGGAAAGCAAAAGTTTTACGTCGCGAAGTATTCAGAACATCAGCGAAAGTGCCGAG TTGATTTCGACGAAAAAGAAGAAAAGCCTCGGTTCGCCGTCGCATAAGAGCGATTCGAAGCAGAAAGACAAGACCAAAGCCGGGAACAAATCGTCCATCGTTCTGAAGCAAGTGTCCGCTGACAGTTGCCGCGACGTGCAGTCGCTAAGCGGGGATGCAGCTAATCTGGCTGAACAG GTTTATGACATGAAGTTGCAAGAAATGCCGTCCCAAACAAGCGAAATATCCTCAAACGTGGAAGAAACCGCATCCCTTCTGAACGATAATGTGCTACGGTCGTGCTTAGGGTCCACCGTCCATCTCAGCACAAGTGAGGAGTTGAACATACAAGGAAGTAACCCGCTGAAACCATTGCGGGACACTTTGAAGAACAGCATCAGTTTACTGATGGAGTCCAGTTCTTCAGCTCTTGA CGAGGGCTCAGGGCCGGAGCCTAAAAGCCCCGCTAGTAAAGTAAAGATGGGGTGGTGCCGCGATTGTCGTGCGGCGGTCGCGCGACTTGAAGACACCATGCCCGGCATCACGAGCCTCGTGCCCGGCTACAGTGCTGCTATG ATATGCTCCGAACCCCCCACTTATCACTCCATAGAAGAGTACAGAGACCATCAGAGGCAACAGATTGACGTACAGGATACTAAA CTGAGTGATATGGAATACGATGAAAATGGTGATAATGTTTATTTCTGTACAAATTGCTTCAAGAGATACATCATATCAGAAAATAATGAGGAAATC AAGCTGTGCAACGCGGCGGAGGCGACATCGCGCGCCAGTGTGAGCGTGTCGGCCGGCGACGGCAACGACGTGCGCGCACCGCCAGCCTCGCGCGCGCCCGCGCCCAACCTTGGAGATTCGCTCATGCCG CAACCATCCCCACCGAAAGACGAGAAGGCAAAGCCAGGCAAAGAAAAGCTGCCAAAGAAAAAACCGCCGCCGCCCACGCCCGTCGCTCTACAGCCACGCGCCCCGCACAAGGACATCGAATCTGGACTGTACTTATACATCGATCTACACGGACATGCATCTAAGAAAG GTATATTCATGTACGGCAACCActttgaagacctggagagctGCGTGGAGTGCATGCTGCTGCCGCGCATCATGTCGCTCAACAACCTGCACTTCCACTTCTCCTCCTGCAACTTCACCGAGCGGAACATGTACCTCAA GGACAGACGCGACGGCATGTCCCGAGAAGGCTCCGGCCGGGTTGCCGTGCTAAAGGCCACGGGCCTAGTGCGATCATACACCTTAGAGTGCAACTACAACACCGGGCGGCTGGTTAATGTGTTGCCACCCACTGCGCGGGAGGGGCCCACGGTCCAAGCATCCGCCGCGCCCATGCCGCCCAAATACACCCCGCACATCTTTGAAGAGGTAAATCCATTCCAG TTTCAGGTAAGACACTGTCGCGCTAAGAATGGTGAGGGCTTTGAAGAGATAGACCCGGTGAAG GTGGGACGATCGCTGGGCGCGTCGATCCTGGACCTGACGGGGCAGCACCCCAACTCGCGCGTGCCGTGCTCCGAGCACCGCAACCTGGCCGCCGTGCGCGACTGGCTGCGCGCGCATACGCGCACCATGCGCCCGCAG TTGACGATGTCTCGGCTCCGACCCAAGACGGCGTCGCCGCCGAGGGCGCCGCTGTTTGCTCGATCTAAAGCCAAGGTGACCGACGAGCGCAAGGAGAACGCGTACGTCGCGACCAAGACCGACTCGGAGAGAAAACGAAGCCCCCCGGTACTGGCGCAGCGCTCCGGCCACGAACTCGTCAACGTGAACATGAAATTCGCTAAAAAGAACGAACCAGTCAAAAGCACGTCCCGCACTCGATACCTGGCCGAGAACGAGCCCAAACCGAAAACTCTGTCCACTAAACGAAGGAATATTCTCTCGATTCGGAAGCCGAACGCTTCAAAAACGCAAACTACCGGGATCGTTAAAGCGAAAGCGAATAGAAGGGCCGCGGACGACTCGGAGAATCCTCGGACCTCTTTAGTGACAGCGAAGTTGAGTAAGAGGAGTTTCTCGCGCTCCATACGCGTCGCTTCTCGGGTCAGTAGCAACCGATGCCGAGCGATGGCGTCTTCCTCCTCGGATGATGTGATAGGCGGAGGTTGGGAGGACGTTTCGGGCGGTACGGCGCTGGGCGAGTCCTCGCTGGCCGCTAAGCGTCGCCCATTCTCGAACACTTCGCCCTCTCACCTCAAGAAGATCAGACTTAAATCGGGCTTGTAG
- the LOC123867431 gene encoding cytosolic carboxypeptidase-like protein 5 isoform X6, producing MDRSNIIECGGFYFIHNFDSGNLGHVERVPTEFIAPTINPKTNVAETPDYEFNLWTRPDCAGTEFENGNRTWFYFGVQASEPNVQVRLNLINLNKQGKMYNQGMAPVTRTLPGKPQWERIRDRPVHSTDDNTFTLTFRYKTAENPKATTFFAFTYPFSFAELQIALNSIDLKMLPLTTPQSADDIYYCRECLIYSLEGRRVDLLTISSHHGITTEREDRLKNLFPDSQERPFKFNNKKIIFISARVHPGETPSSFVFNGFLNLLLTRNDPIAIQLRKLYVFKMIPFLNPDGVARGHYRTDTRGVNLNRVYLNPSLAHHPTVYASRALIRYYHFGQEKEEDTSICEESKSFTSRSIQNISESAELISTKKKKSLGSPSHKSDSKQKDKTKAGNKSSIVLKQVSADSCRDVQSLSGDAANLAEQVYDMKLQEMPSQTSEISSNVEETASLLNDNVLRSCLGSTVHLSTSEELNIQGSNPLKPLRDTLKNSISLLMESSSSALDEGSGPEPKSPASKVKMGWCRDCRAAVARLEDTMPGITSLVPGYSAAMICSEPPTYHSIEEYRDHQRQQIDVQDTKLSDMEYDENGDNVYFCTNCFKRYIISENNEEIKLCNAAEATSRASVSVSAGDGNDVRAPPASRAPAPNLGDSLMPQPSPPKDEKAKPGKEKLPKKKPPPPTPVALQPRAPHKDIESGLYLYIDLHGHASKKGIFMYGNHFEDLESCVECMLLPRIMSLNNLHFHFSSCNFTERNMYLKDRRDGMSREGSGRVAVLKATGLVRSYTLECNYNTGRLVNVLPPTAREGPTVQASAAPMPPKYTPHIFEEVNPFQFQVRHCRAKNGEGFEEIDPVKVGRSLGASILDLTGQHPNSRVPCSEHRNLAAVRDWLRAHTRTMRPQC from the exons ATGGATCGCAGCAATATAATCGAGTGCGGTggcttttattttatacataacttTGATTCGGGGAATCTGGGTCATGTCGAACGTGTGCCCACGGAGTTTATTG CTCCAACTATAAACCCCAAAACGAATGTGGCAGAGACTCCAGACTATGAGTTTAATTTATGGACACGGCCGGACTGTGCTGGCACAGAGTTTGAAAATGGAAACCGCACTTGGTTCTACTTCGGTGTACAAGCTAGTGAGCCTAATGTACAG GTGCGGTTGAATTTGATAAACCTAAATAAGCAGGGCAAAATGTACAACCAGGGCATGGCGCCCGTCACTCGCACCTTACCCGGCAAGCCACAGTGGGAGAGGATAAGGGATCGTCCAGTACATTCG ACGGATGACAACACTTTCACGCTCACGTTTAGATACAAAACTGCAGAGAATCCCAAAGCTACAACATTCTTTGCATTCACATACCCCTTTTCATTTGCGGAGCTTCAAATCGCTCTGAACTCTATCGACTTGAAGATGTTGCCACTGACAACGCCACAGTCCGCCGACGACATTTACTATTGCAGAGAGTGTTTAATATATTCTTTAGAAG GTAGACGAGTGGACCTGCTGACGATATCGTCACATCACGGCATCACTACAGAGAGGGAGGACAGATTGAAGAATCTATTTCCCGACAGTCAAGAGAGACCGTTtaagttcaataataaaaag ATAATCTTCATATCAGCGCGGGTCCATCCCGGAGAAACTCCCTCAAGCTTCGTATTCAACGGCTTCCTCAACTTGTTACTAACTAGGAACGATCCTATCGCGATCCAGTTGCGGAAGCTGTACGTCTTCAAAATGATTCCCTTTCTGAACCCTGATGGGGTTGCGAGGGGTCACTATCGGACGGACACGAGGGGCGTGAACTTGAACAGGGTGTATCTAAACCCTTCTCTGGCCCACCATCCTACTGTGTACGCGTCGAGGGCTCTTATTAG ATACTATCACTTTGGTCAAGAAAAAGAGGAAGATACGAGTATATGCGAGGAAAGCAAAAGTTTTACGTCGCGAAGTATTCAGAACATCAGCGAAAGTGCCGAG TTGATTTCGACGAAAAAGAAGAAAAGCCTCGGTTCGCCGTCGCATAAGAGCGATTCGAAGCAGAAAGACAAGACCAAAGCCGGGAACAAATCGTCCATCGTTCTGAAGCAAGTGTCCGCTGACAGTTGCCGCGACGTGCAGTCGCTAAGCGGGGATGCAGCTAATCTGGCTGAACAG GTTTATGACATGAAGTTGCAAGAAATGCCGTCCCAAACAAGCGAAATATCCTCAAACGTGGAAGAAACCGCATCCCTTCTGAACGATAATGTGCTACGGTCGTGCTTAGGGTCCACCGTCCATCTCAGCACAAGTGAGGAGTTGAACATACAAGGAAGTAACCCGCTGAAACCATTGCGGGACACTTTGAAGAACAGCATCAGTTTACTGATGGAGTCCAGTTCTTCAGCTCTTGA CGAGGGCTCAGGGCCGGAGCCTAAAAGCCCCGCTAGTAAAGTAAAGATGGGGTGGTGCCGCGATTGTCGTGCGGCGGTCGCGCGACTTGAAGACACCATGCCCGGCATCACGAGCCTCGTGCCCGGCTACAGTGCTGCTATG ATATGCTCCGAACCCCCCACTTATCACTCCATAGAAGAGTACAGAGACCATCAGAGGCAACAGATTGACGTACAGGATACTAAA CTGAGTGATATGGAATACGATGAAAATGGTGATAATGTTTATTTCTGTACAAATTGCTTCAAGAGATACATCATATCAGAAAATAATGAGGAAATC AAGCTGTGCAACGCGGCGGAGGCGACATCGCGCGCCAGTGTGAGCGTGTCGGCCGGCGACGGCAACGACGTGCGCGCACCGCCAGCCTCGCGCGCGCCCGCGCCCAACCTTGGAGATTCGCTCATGCCG CAACCATCCCCACCGAAAGACGAGAAGGCAAAGCCAGGCAAAGAAAAGCTGCCAAAGAAAAAACCGCCGCCGCCCACGCCCGTCGCTCTACAGCCACGCGCCCCGCACAAGGACATCGAATCTGGACTGTACTTATACATCGATCTACACGGACATGCATCTAAGAAAG GTATATTCATGTACGGCAACCActttgaagacctggagagctGCGTGGAGTGCATGCTGCTGCCGCGCATCATGTCGCTCAACAACCTGCACTTCCACTTCTCCTCCTGCAACTTCACCGAGCGGAACATGTACCTCAA GGACAGACGCGACGGCATGTCCCGAGAAGGCTCCGGCCGGGTTGCCGTGCTAAAGGCCACGGGCCTAGTGCGATCATACACCTTAGAGTGCAACTACAACACCGGGCGGCTGGTTAATGTGTTGCCACCCACTGCGCGGGAGGGGCCCACGGTCCAAGCATCCGCCGCGCCCATGCCGCCCAAATACACCCCGCACATCTTTGAAGAGGTAAATCCATTCCAG TTTCAGGTAAGACACTGTCGCGCTAAGAATGGTGAGGGCTTTGAAGAGATAGACCCGGTGAAG GTGGGACGATCGCTGGGCGCGTCGATCCTGGACCTGACGGGGCAGCACCCCAACTCGCGCGTGCCGTGCTCCGAGCACCGCAACCTGGCCGCCGTGCGCGACTGGCTGCGCGCGCATACGCGCACCATGCGCCCGCAG TGTTAA